From the genome of Scytonema hofmannii PCC 7110, one region includes:
- the ctaD gene encoding cytochrome c oxidase subunit I, which produces MTNISVNDISVTGEKSHHETAASDWKRYFSFSTDHKVIGIQYIVTAFLLFLIAGIFAMVIRGELITPESDLIDRTVYNAMFTMHGTVMLFGWTFPVLAGFANYLVPLMIGAQDMAFPRLNAVAFWMVPVAAILLMVSFLVPGGPAQAGWWSYPPISLQNPTGNLINGEFIWLLAVAVSGISSIMGAVNFVTTIFKMRAPGMTFFRMPVFVWAVLSAQIIQLFGLPVLTAGAVMLLFDLTVGTSFFDPVKGGDPILFQHFFWFYSHPAVYVIILPVFGIFSEIFPTFSRKPLFGYKVVAISSLVIAGVSGIVWVHHLFVSGTPAWMRLFFMLTTMFVSVPTGIKVFAWTATIWGGKLQFDTPMLFAFGALILFVFAGITGITLSSVPIDVHVNNTYYVVGHFHYVLYGTVTMGLYAAIYYWFPKMTGRMYYEGWGKLHFWLAFIGTNLNFFPMHPLGLQGMLRRVSSYAPEYEMWNIIASIGAFLLGMSTLPFIINMVAAWMHGPKAPNNPWRAIGLEWLVSSPPPVENFEELPIVVSGPYGYGKSEPLVENR; this is translated from the coding sequence ATGACAAATATTTCTGTAAATGATATTAGCGTGACTGGTGAGAAATCTCACCATGAAACAGCTGCATCAGATTGGAAACGATATTTTAGCTTTAGTACTGACCATAAAGTCATTGGAATTCAGTATATTGTCACCGCTTTCCTTCTCTTTTTGATAGCTGGCATATTTGCAATGGTCATTCGTGGGGAATTAATTACCCCAGAATCAGACCTTATTGACCGGACTGTTTATAACGCCATGTTCACCATGCACGGCACGGTGATGCTGTTTGGTTGGACATTCCCAGTTTTAGCAGGTTTTGCTAACTATCTTGTTCCCTTGATGATTGGAGCGCAAGATATGGCGTTTCCACGACTTAATGCTGTTGCCTTTTGGATGGTACCAGTGGCAGCTATTCTCCTGATGGTGAGTTTTTTAGTACCGGGTGGTCCAGCACAAGCAGGTTGGTGGTCTTATCCTCCTATCAGTCTGCAAAACCCAACTGGTAACCTAATCAATGGTGAATTTATTTGGTTGTTGGCAGTAGCCGTGTCAGGTATCTCCTCAATTATGGGGGCAGTTAACTTTGTCACCACGATTTTCAAGATGCGAGCACCAGGGATGACATTTTTCCGCATGCCTGTTTTTGTCTGGGCTGTCTTAAGTGCTCAGATTATCCAACTGTTTGGATTGCCTGTATTGACAGCAGGTGCAGTTATGCTCTTATTTGACTTAACAGTTGGAACTAGCTTTTTCGATCCGGTTAAGGGAGGAGATCCCATTCTTTTCCAACACTTCTTTTGGTTCTACTCCCATCCTGCTGTTTACGTCATCATTCTGCCAGTTTTCGGTATTTTTTCAGAAATCTTTCCAACTTTTTCTCGCAAACCCTTATTTGGTTATAAAGTTGTCGCCATTTCATCCCTTGTTATTGCTGGAGTTAGCGGTATAGTTTGGGTACACCATTTGTTTGTCAGTGGTACTCCAGCTTGGATGCGGTTGTTTTTCATGCTGACGACAATGTTTGTGTCTGTACCAACTGGCATTAAAGTGTTCGCTTGGACTGCAACGATTTGGGGCGGTAAACTGCAATTTGATACACCGATGCTGTTTGCATTTGGTGCATTAATACTGTTTGTTTTTGCTGGCATTACTGGCATTACTCTTTCTTCAGTTCCAATTGATGTCCATGTCAACAATACATATTATGTGGTAGGTCATTTTCACTACGTACTGTATGGCACGGTAACTATGGGGTTATATGCAGCCATTTATTACTGGTTCCCTAAAATGACTGGCCGTATGTACTATGAAGGTTGGGGTAAACTCCACTTCTGGCTTGCCTTCATTGGTACTAATCTCAACTTTTTCCCCATGCATCCATTAGGATTGCAAGGAATGCTGCGTCGAGTTTCTTCTTACGCTCCAGAGTATGAGATGTGGAACATTATTGCTAGTATTGGAGCCTTTCTTTTAGGTATGTCTACTTTACCCTTCATTATTAATATGGTAGCTGCTTGGATGCACGGTCCAAAAGCGCCTAATAATCCTTGGCGAGCAATTGGATTGGAGTGGTTAGTGTCTTCACCACCTCCAGTAGAGAATTTTGAAGAACTTCCAATTGTTGTGTCTGGACCTTACGGGTACGGCAAATCTGAACCATTAGTTGAAAATCGTTAA
- a CDS encoding iron uptake porin: protein MKKYLLACAGGASFLCLFAEILPVQAISNYELAHDKQVLMDPENLVIFNSSSTYETSEFINNNIVPNVTQTQFTLSQQENLPVVNQQQESRDLGQTIAPSSSVLPVSPSSQTSGAAQVTSVSQLSDVNPTDWAFQALQSLVERYGCIAGYPNGTYRGNRALTRYEFAAGLNACLDRVNEFIATATADLVRKEDLVTLQRLQEEFAAELTTLRGRVDVVETRVAELEANQFSTTTKLNGEAIIAGIGATGGAPGRDDPNIILVNRVRLNLNTSFTGKDLLITGLQSYNFLGGETGSGSLQESLGLASNFSASSARVSFEPQSPGVDVKTLTSFGANDIQLYKLVYVFPVSNQLTLFAGPATEVPDAFPAITPFYGEGQEAISRFASLNPVVRVSGGTSGSGLASAAGFIFNISKQLDLRALYGNANANIPRAAEDIAPGVSNTPLGAGFFGGSSIVAAQLTFRPSKSLDIGLNYANSYHEVNILGTGLTNSDNSALANVPLGIPVKLNSVGGTVTWRFSPKVAFSGYGAAIFVDDSSGRVDASTTFTSWMAGLHFSDLFGKGNNAGIIFGQPLYRTSADGDARLANAGVDRAVPYHLEAYYRFKVNDNISITPGAFVLFNPEGDSRNDTTTVGVLRTTFTF from the coding sequence ATGAAAAAATATCTACTAGCTTGCGCTGGTGGAGCCAGTTTTTTGTGTCTGTTTGCCGAGATATTACCCGTGCAAGCTATATCTAATTATGAATTAGCACATGACAAACAGGTATTAATGGATCCGGAAAACTTAGTAATTTTTAACAGTAGTAGCACTTATGAAACCAGCGAGTTTATTAATAACAATATTGTACCCAACGTAACTCAGACACAATTTACTCTATCTCAACAAGAAAATTTACCTGTTGTCAATCAACAGCAAGAAAGTAGGGATTTAGGGCAGACAATCGCTCCTAGTTCTTCAGTTTTACCTGTCTCACCATCTTCACAAACATCAGGTGCAGCACAGGTTACATCTGTATCGCAGCTGTCTGATGTAAACCCTACAGACTGGGCTTTTCAAGCACTGCAATCTCTAGTGGAGCGCTATGGTTGTATTGCTGGTTATCCAAATGGAACCTATCGAGGCAACCGTGCTTTGACTCGTTATGAATTTGCTGCTGGTTTGAATGCTTGCTTAGATCGAGTCAATGAATTTATTGCTACAGCAACTGCTGATTTGGTAAGAAAAGAAGATTTAGTAACTTTGCAGAGATTGCAAGAAGAATTTGCAGCAGAACTGACAACACTGCGAGGTCGGGTAGATGTTGTAGAAACTCGTGTGGCTGAACTAGAAGCAAATCAGTTTTCCACAACAACCAAACTTAATGGTGAGGCTATTATCGCGGGTATTGGTGCTACAGGAGGTGCTCCAGGCAGAGATGACCCCAATATTATTTTGGTTAATAGAGTGCGGTTAAACCTCAACACCAGCTTTACAGGCAAAGACTTATTGATTACCGGTTTGCAATCTTATAACTTTTTAGGTGGTGAAACTGGTAGTGGTAGCCTTCAAGAATCTTTGGGCTTAGCGTCAAATTTTAGTGCTAGCAGCGCACGTGTAAGTTTTGAACCTCAATCTCCAGGTGTTGATGTTAAGACATTAACCTCCTTTGGTGCCAACGATATTCAGCTTTACAAACTGGTTTATGTCTTTCCTGTTAGCAATCAATTAACTTTGTTTGCTGGACCTGCAACAGAAGTGCCTGATGCTTTTCCTGCAATTACCCCTTTTTATGGTGAAGGGCAAGAGGCGATTTCTCGCTTTGCAAGTTTGAATCCTGTAGTACGTGTTTCTGGAGGAACTTCTGGTTCTGGTTTAGCATCAGCAGCAGGATTTATTTTTAACATTTCAAAGCAGTTAGATTTAAGAGCTTTGTATGGTAACGCAAATGCTAACATTCCTCGTGCTGCCGAGGATATAGCACCTGGAGTATCTAACACGCCCTTGGGTGCGGGCTTCTTTGGTGGTAGCTCGATTGTGGCTGCACAGTTAACCTTCAGACCAAGTAAATCTTTAGATATTGGTCTCAACTATGCCAACAGTTATCACGAGGTCAATATCTTAGGTACGGGATTGACTAATAGTGATAATAGTGCTTTGGCTAATGTTCCCTTAGGAATACCAGTCAAACTTAACTCTGTTGGTGGTACAGTCACTTGGCGGTTTTCCCCAAAAGTTGCGTTTTCTGGGTATGGTGCAGCTATATTTGTTGATGATTCTTCTGGTCGTGTAGATGCTTCTACCACTTTCACAAGTTGGATGGCGGGGCTTCACTTTAGCGATTTATTTGGCAAAGGGAATAACGCCGGGATTATTTTTGGACAGCCACTTTATCGTACCTCTGCCGATGGTGATGCTAGACTTGCCAATGCAGGTGTAGATCGTGCCGTTCCCTACCATTTAGAGGCATATTACCGTTTTAAAGTGAATGACAACATCAGCATTACCCCAGGTGCCTTCGTTCTATTTAATCCAGAAGGTGATAGTAGAAACGACACAACAACCGTAGGTGTACTCCGTACTACTTTCACATTTTAG
- a CDS encoding SAM-dependent methyltransferase, translated as MEIPAVPNTARIIDYWLGGSHHFPLDVETAKRFESLYHDYPKIFWTLRDYIGRTARYIKSQGIDQFVVFGAGLPTCGNVHEAVPQAKVLYTDIDTENIQLGKEILADHPNADYTFCDAKNLDTLDKSVVAQVLEPLRRLGMVFVGVCAFIPDEILADMFDKLYDWAPTGSFLALDFDGKAWTQYPKVLELLDEMDAHLYTRNPTTIEPLLGRWQLTRHGILPVAAWQPELFAQPRETGEPVFMYGCIVYKN; from the coding sequence ATGGAAATTCCTGCCGTTCCCAACACAGCCCGGATTATTGATTATTGGCTCGGCGGTTCTCATCACTTCCCTCTGGACGTGGAGACCGCTAAACGTTTCGAGTCTTTGTATCACGACTACCCAAAGATTTTTTGGACGTTACGAGACTACATTGGTCGTACAGCTCGCTATATCAAGTCGCAAGGAATAGACCAGTTTGTTGTGTTTGGTGCCGGATTACCAACCTGTGGGAATGTGCATGAAGCTGTACCACAAGCCAAGGTACTTTATACCGACATTGACACAGAAAATATTCAACTCGGAAAGGAAATTTTAGCCGATCACCCCAACGCTGACTACACGTTTTGTGATGCAAAAAACCTAGATACTTTGGATAAATCGGTTGTGGCTCAGGTACTTGAACCGTTGAGACGTTTGGGTATGGTTTTTGTCGGCGTCTGTGCCTTCATACCTGATGAAATTTTGGCTGATATGTTTGATAAACTCTATGACTGGGCACCGACGGGCAGTTTCCTGGCACTAGACTTTGATGGGAAAGCGTGGACTCAGTATCCCAAAGTGCTAGAACTGCTCGACGAGATGGATGCACATCTTTATACGCGTAATCCCACAACAATCGAACCACTTCTAGGACGCTGGCAACTCACCCGCCATGGTATCCTACCAGTTGCCGCATGGCAGCCCGAACTGTTTGCTCAGCCGAGGGAGACGGGAGAACCTGTTTTCATGTATGGGTGCATTGTTTACAAAAATTGA
- a CDS encoding DUF6036 family nucleotidyltransferase, whose product MRPTVDDKKIEQLMQALGREARGSGCVYFTGGASALLIGWRSSTVDVDIRLDPEPPGIFQAIAKLKQELNINIELASPQDFLPPLPGWRARSVFIGKQGKISFYHYDFTAQALSKLSRGFDRDINDVQAMYEQRLFSLSELRDCFEAIAPELIRFPSLDPDVLRNRVENFIKRFEGKPQEDEP is encoded by the coding sequence ATGCGTCCAACCGTTGACGATAAGAAGATAGAACAACTTATGCAAGCCTTGGGAAGAGAAGCTCGGGGTTCAGGATGTGTTTACTTTACAGGTGGTGCAAGTGCTCTACTGATTGGATGGCGTAGTTCTACAGTTGATGTTGATATTCGTCTAGATCCCGAACCCCCAGGTATTTTTCAAGCAATTGCCAAACTCAAGCAAGAATTGAACATCAATATCGAACTAGCTTCCCCCCAGGATTTCTTACCTCCTCTTCCAGGGTGGCGTGCTCGCAGTGTATTTATTGGCAAACAAGGTAAAATCTCGTTTTACCATTATGACTTCACAGCTCAAGCTCTTTCTAAACTGTCCAGAGGATTTGACCGTGACATTAACGATGTTCAAGCCATGTACGAGCAGAGATTATTTTCCTTAAGCGAGTTACGTGATTGCTTTGAAGCCATTGCACCCGAATTAATCCGATTCCCCTCTCTCGATCCTGATGTGCTTAGAAACAGGGTCGAGAACTTTATCAAGCGTTTTGAAGGTAAACCACAGGAGGATGAACCATGA
- a CDS encoding SRPBCC family protein translates to MLKQNDSSETELEIKIVRMFKAPRELVFRVWTEPKHIEQWWGPKGFTTRVTEMDFRPGGQWRYVMVGPDGKEYPSKGVFREIVPPERIVASDEFDEGFEQVMNMELPQGIVTTAIFEELDGQTKLTLQILHASEGDRRKHEEMGVVDGWSSTFDSLDEFLAKQIKQQQNGFAVTLPSEREILITRVFNAPRQLIFKAWTQPEHVKRWFGGCTSTTMTVCEIDLRVGGQWRYVLHDSSNGVDHGFAGEYREIVSPERLVATERYEPVPNSDHLNTLTLTEQDGKTTLQILILHSSVEQRDGHLQSGMETGLNESLNRLEQLLESIA, encoded by the coding sequence ATGTTGAAACAAAATGACTCCAGTGAAACCGAACTCGAAATTAAAATCGTTCGTATGTTTAAGGCTCCACGAGAACTTGTGTTTAGGGTATGGACAGAGCCAAAACACATTGAGCAGTGGTGGGGACCAAAAGGCTTTACAACCCGCGTGACTGAAATGGATTTTCGTCCGGGCGGTCAATGGCGCTATGTTATGGTCGGTCCGGATGGCAAGGAATACCCTAGCAAAGGTGTTTTTCGCGAAATCGTACCTCCAGAACGGATTGTCGCAAGCGATGAATTTGATGAAGGCTTTGAACAAGTTATGAATATGGAATTGCCACAAGGAATTGTGACAACAGCCATATTTGAAGAGTTAGACGGTCAGACTAAACTCACTCTCCAGATTCTCCACGCATCTGAAGGCGATCGCCGCAAGCATGAAGAAATGGGAGTTGTTGATGGATGGAGTTCTACCTTCGATAGCCTCGATGAATTCCTAGCAAAGCAAATCAAACAGCAGCAAAATGGTTTTGCGGTGACCTTACCATCAGAACGCGAGATCCTGATAACTCGCGTCTTCAATGCTCCGCGCCAACTCATCTTCAAGGCATGGACTCAACCAGAGCACGTCAAGCGCTGGTTTGGAGGTTGTACAAGCACAACGATGACCGTTTGCGAAATCGATCTGCGTGTAGGCGGTCAATGGCGCTATGTTCTACATGATTCTAGCAATGGTGTTGACCACGGTTTTGCAGGCGAATATCGCGAGATCGTATCACCAGAACGGTTAGTAGCTACCGAACGTTACGAACCCGTTCCCAACAGCGACCACCTGAACACGCTAACCCTGACAGAGCAAGATGGGAAAACAACACTACAAATTCTCATTCTGCATTCGTCAGTTGAGCAGCGAGACGGACATCTCCAATCGGGAATGGAGACAGGGTTAAACGAGAGTCTAAATCGTCTCGAACAACTCCTCGAATCAATCGCATAA
- the aspS gene encoding aspartate--tRNA(Asn) ligase produces the protein MVNTERVFIGLLHSSLSEQVLIRGWIYRLRELAKTTFIILKDCSGEIQCVADPAYTRSLSLKLDEPVEIKGWVKPDLRSRSGFEIEVTDICVLNRVTHLLPFNSSSDISEIGIDTILAYRPLSLRNHSVGDIFRIQAAVLHYFRQFLWEKHFTEIVTSKIVSSETEGGTNLFEIKYFERSAYLAQSPQFYKEQGVAGLERVFETGHVYRAEPHASSRHLTEYYSLDLELGFIEQSEEVIQLEKELLTYIFEMLNENYAEIIKRYRTKLLPKMINVPIWEFEECLERLNQSYGRTDLVDDLDPEAERQLCQLAESETGISALFVIGFPLSARPFYTYPRGNNGASQSFDLLFEGVEITTGGQRLHKREDLEQALRLRAINPNMFESHLQMFDMGMPPHGGLAIGLERLTSRILNLPNIKQATLYPRDRYRISP, from the coding sequence ATGGTGAATACTGAACGAGTATTTATTGGTTTACTTCACTCATCACTTTCTGAACAGGTTTTAATTCGAGGATGGATATACCGTCTTCGGGAACTGGCGAAAACAACTTTTATTATCCTCAAAGACTGTAGCGGTGAGATTCAGTGTGTCGCAGATCCGGCGTACACGCGATCGCTCTCTTTAAAACTTGATGAACCAGTTGAAATTAAGGGTTGGGTCAAACCCGATCTTCGTTCTCGCAGTGGTTTTGAGATAGAAGTCACTGACATTTGTGTTTTAAATCGAGTCACTCATCTTCTTCCCTTTAACTCTTCCTCAGACATTTCTGAAATTGGCATTGACACAATTTTGGCTTATCGTCCTCTATCACTTCGCAATCATAGCGTTGGAGATATTTTTAGGATACAAGCGGCTGTTCTACATTATTTTCGTCAATTTTTGTGGGAAAAGCACTTCACTGAAATTGTCACCTCTAAGATAGTTTCTAGTGAAACGGAAGGAGGGACGAATTTATTTGAAATTAAATATTTTGAACGTTCTGCTTACCTTGCTCAAAGCCCTCAGTTCTATAAAGAGCAAGGGGTAGCTGGATTGGAAAGAGTTTTTGAAACAGGTCATGTTTACCGTGCTGAACCCCATGCGAGTAGCCGTCATCTCACAGAATACTACTCTTTAGACCTAGAATTAGGCTTCATTGAGCAATCTGAAGAGGTTATTCAGTTAGAGAAAGAACTCTTGACTTATATTTTTGAGATGCTTAATGAGAATTACGCGGAGATTATCAAAAGATATCGAACTAAGCTTTTGCCAAAAATGATAAATGTCCCCATTTGGGAATTTGAAGAATGTCTTGAGCGACTCAATCAATCTTATGGTCGCACTGACCTTGTAGACGACCTAGATCCGGAAGCTGAACGTCAACTTTGTCAACTTGCAGAATCTGAAACTGGCATAAGTGCTCTTTTTGTCATTGGATTTCCACTGTCAGCTCGTCCGTTCTATACTTATCCTAGAGGTAACAATGGGGCATCGCAAAGCTTTGACCTTCTTTTTGAGGGTGTTGAAATTACAACGGGAGGACAAAGACTCCACAAACGCGAGGATTTGGAACAAGCACTCCGCCTGCGTGCCATCAATCCCAATATGTTTGAAAGTCATTTACAGATGTTTGACATGGGAATGCCACCTCATGGTGGATTAGCTATTGGTTTAGAAAGACTGACTTCAAGAATCTTGAATCTTCCTAATATTAAGCAAGCAACTCTTTATCCAAGAGATAGATATCGGATTTCACCCTAG
- a CDS encoding iron uptake porin has translation MKKYLLACGGGVTFLCLFAKVLPVQATVSYKIADDKQPLIDTENLEDFNRSRTYNASDFVDENIISNVTQAEFTLSQQQNLPVVNQQQESKDLGQTITPSSSVVPVSKSSQKSSAAQVTSVSQLSDVNPTDWAFQALQSLVERYGCIAGYPNGTYRGNRALTRYEFAAGLNACLDRVNELIATATADLVRKEDLVTLQKLQEEFAAELATLRGRVDAVEARAAELEANQFSMTTKLNGEAIVAGIGATGGAPGRDDPNIILVNRVRLNLNTSFTGKDLLITGLQAYNFLGGVTGSGSLQESLGLSSNLLSASSARVSFEPQFPGVDVKTLTPTGANDIELYKLLYIFPVANKLTLFAGSAAEVSDAFPAITPFYGEGQESISRFAGLNPVVRVSGGTSGSGLASAAGFIFNLSKQLDLRALYGSVNANIPRSAQDILPGVSNTPLGAGVFGGSSVVAAQLTFRPSSSLDFALNYANSYHEINILGTGLTSSDIGALANVPLGIPVKLNSVGGTVTWRFSPKVAFSGYGAAIFVDDSSGRVDASTTFTSWMAGLHFSDLFGKGNNAGIIFGQPLYRTSAEGDARLANTGVDRAVPYHLEAYYRFKVNDNISITPGAFVLFNPEGDSRNDTTTVGVLRTTFTF, from the coding sequence ATGAAAAAATACTTGCTAGCTTGCGGTGGTGGAGTGACTTTTTTGTGTCTGTTTGCTAAAGTTTTGCCCGTGCAAGCCACGGTTAGTTATAAAATAGCTGACGACAAACAGCCTTTGATAGATACAGAGAACTTAGAGGATTTTAACAGGAGTCGCACATATAACGCAAGCGATTTTGTTGATGAAAATATTATATCCAACGTCACTCAGGCGGAATTTACTCTATCCCAACAACAAAATTTGCCTGTTGTCAATCAGCAGCAAGAAAGTAAAGATTTAGGACAGACCATTACTCCTAGTTCTTCAGTTGTACCTGTCTCAAAATCTTCCCAGAAATCGAGTGCAGCACAGGTTACATCTGTATCTCAGCTGTCTGATGTGAACCCTACAGACTGGGCTTTTCAGGCATTACAATCTTTAGTGGAGCGCTATGGTTGTATTGCTGGTTATCCAAATGGCACTTATCGGGGTAACCGTGCCTTGACTCGTTATGAATTTGCTGCTGGTTTGAATGCTTGCTTAGATCGAGTCAATGAACTTATTGCTACAGCAACTGCCGATTTGGTAAGAAAAGAAGATTTAGTGACTTTGCAGAAATTGCAAGAAGAATTTGCGGCGGAACTGGCAACACTGCGAGGTCGGGTAGATGCTGTAGAAGCTCGTGCGGCTGAATTGGAAGCAAATCAGTTTTCCATGACAACCAAACTCAATGGTGAAGCTATTGTTGCAGGTATTGGTGCTACAGGAGGTGCTCCAGGCAGAGATGACCCCAATATTATTTTGGTTAATAGAGTACGGTTAAACCTCAACACCAGCTTCACGGGCAAAGACTTATTGATTACTGGTTTGCAAGCTTATAACTTCTTAGGTGGTGTCACTGGTAGTGGTAGCCTTCAAGAATCTTTGGGCTTGAGTTCAAATCTACTGAGTGCTAGCAGCGCACGTGTAAGTTTTGAACCTCAATTTCCCGGTGTTGATGTTAAGACGTTAACCCCCACTGGTGCCAACGATATTGAGCTTTACAAACTGCTTTATATCTTTCCTGTCGCCAATAAACTAACTTTGTTTGCTGGTTCTGCTGCAGAAGTGTCCGATGCCTTTCCTGCAATTACGCCTTTTTACGGTGAAGGGCAAGAGTCTATTTCTCGCTTTGCAGGTTTAAACCCTGTAGTACGTGTTTCTGGTGGGACTTCTGGTTCTGGTTTGGCATCAGCTGCGGGATTTATTTTTAACCTTTCAAAGCAGTTGGATTTAAGAGCTTTGTACGGTAGTGTAAACGCCAATATTCCTCGTTCAGCTCAAGATATATTGCCAGGAGTTTCCAATACACCCTTGGGTGCAGGAGTGTTTGGAGGCAGTAGTGTCGTGGCGGCACAATTGACTTTTAGACCAAGTAGTTCCCTTGATTTTGCTCTGAACTATGCCAACAGTTATCACGAAATCAATATCTTGGGTACGGGATTGACTAGTAGTGATATTGGTGCTTTGGCTAATGTTCCTTTAGGAATACCAGTCAAACTGAATTCTGTTGGTGGTACAGTCACTTGGCGGTTTTCCCCAAAAGTGGCTTTTTCTGGATATGGTGCAGCTATATTTGTTGATGATTCTTCTGGTCGTGTAGATGCTTCTACCACTTTCACAAGTTGGATGGCGGGGCTTCACTTTAGCGATTTATTTGGAAAAGGGAATAACGCCGGGATTATTTTTGGACAGCCACTTTATCGTACTTCTGCCGAGGGTGATGCTAGACTTGCCAATACAGGTGTAGATCGTGCCGTTCCCTACCATTTAGAGGCATATTACCGTTTTAAAGTGAATGACAACATCAGTATTACCCCAGGTGCCTTCGTTCTATTTAATCCAGAAGGTGATAGTAGAAACGACACAACAACTGTAGGTGTACTGCGTACTACGTTCACGTTTTAG
- a CDS encoding ArsR/SmtB family transcription factor, translated as MSTDRLSVTFAALADPTRRAILAHLAKGEASVTELAKPFEMSLPAISKHLKVLERAGLITRTRDAQWRPCRLETEPLKDAADWIDGYRQFWEQNLDRLDEYLQELQAEEKKSDREP; from the coding sequence ATGTCCACTGACCGATTGAGCGTCACCTTTGCCGCCCTTGCCGATCCCACTCGGCGTGCCATCCTGGCTCATCTTGCTAAGGGGGAAGCATCGGTGACCGAGCTAGCTAAACCTTTTGAGATGAGTTTGCCTGCTATTTCCAAACATCTCAAAGTGCTAGAGCGTGCCGGATTAATTACACGCACTCGAGACGCTCAGTGGCGACCCTGTAGGCTAGAGACAGAACCACTCAAGGATGCAGCAGATTGGATCGATGGATATCGCCAGTTCTGGGAACAGAATTTAGATCGCCTGGACGAGTATTTACAAGAATTGCAAGCAGAGGAAAAGAAATCCGATCGCGAGCCATAA
- a CDS encoding ATP-binding cassette domain-containing protein, whose protein sequence is MAAVELENLRKTFTLTRGWGLNKVRKEIVAVDDISLSVPAGQAIAFIGPNGAGKSTTIKMLTGILHPTSPNSKIVRSQSLAQSPRTCLSDRSCLWTAIAIVVSSPAPRHSRVISPNLLEI, encoded by the coding sequence ATGGCAGCCGTAGAATTAGAAAATTTACGCAAAACGTTTACCCTAACTCGCGGTTGGGGACTCAACAAAGTTCGTAAGGAGATTGTTGCAGTAGATGATATTAGTTTAAGCGTTCCCGCAGGTCAAGCGATCGCATTCATTGGCCCCAATGGAGCGGGAAAATCCACCACCATCAAGATGCTAACGGGTATTTTACACCCCACATCACCGAACAGCAAGATTGTTAGGTCTCAATCCCTGGCGCAATCGCCGCGAACTTGCTTATCAGATAGGAGTTGTCTTTGGACAGCGATCGCAATTGTGGTATCATCTCCCGCCCCGAGACATTCTAGAGTTATTAGCCCGAATCTATTGGAAATTTAA
- a CDS encoding VOC family protein, which yields MGDQELMGSDSPPKYQEETKGFAVSISLNDPVEAERIFKTLAKNGAVQMPFQQTFWAYRFGMLVDRFGVPWMINCDLNGG from the coding sequence ATAGGCGACCAAGAGTTGATGGGTTCAGACAGTCCACCTAAATACCAGGAAGAAACAAAAGGTTTTGCCGTATCGATTAGCTTAAACGATCCGGTAGAAGCAGAACGCATTTTTAAAACACTGGCAAAAAATGGTGCAGTGCAAATGCCATTTCAGCAAACCTTTTGGGCTTACCGTTTTGGGATGCTCGTCGATCGCTTTGGTGTTCCCTGGATGATTAACTGCGATCTCAATGGTGGATAA
- a CDS encoding cytochrome c oxidase subunit 3, whose product MDSSIVSEELHHAAHGHIHDEEGNKMFGFIVFLISETFIFLSFFAGYTIYKTTAIDWLPPGVSGLEIKEPAINTVVLVSSSFVIYLAERALQRHDLTKFRLFLMLSIAMGTYFLVGQAIEWSHLSFGFTTGVFGGMFYLLTGFHGLHVFTGILLQLIVFGRSFIPGNYDSGHFGVNATSLFWHFVDVIWIVLFILIYLWQ is encoded by the coding sequence ATGGACAGTTCCATCGTTTCAGAAGAGTTACATCATGCCGCACACGGGCATATTCACGATGAAGAAGGCAACAAGATGTTTGGCTTCATTGTGTTTTTGATCTCGGAGACTTTTATTTTCCTCAGTTTTTTTGCAGGATATACTATTTACAAAACAACTGCTATAGACTGGTTACCGCCTGGTGTTTCAGGGTTAGAAATTAAAGAACCCGCAATAAACACAGTAGTTCTTGTTTCGAGTAGCTTCGTCATTTACTTGGCAGAACGTGCTCTTCAACGTCATGATTTAACAAAGTTTCGCCTGTTTCTAATGCTTTCGATCGCAATGGGAACTTATTTTCTTGTAGGACAGGCGATCGAATGGAGTCACCTTTCCTTTGGTTTTACCACAGGAGTTTTTGGTGGAATGTTCTACCTGCTAACTGGCTTCCACGGTTTGCACGTTTTCACTGGCATTCTGTTGCAATTGATTGTTTTTGGGCGCTCTTTTATTCCAGGTAACTACGATTCAGGGCATTTTGGTGTCAATGCCACTTCACTATTTTGGCACTTTGTTGATGTCATTTGGATTGTTTTGTTTATCCTTATTTACCTCTGGCAATAA